In Lagopus muta isolate bLagMut1 chromosome 20, bLagMut1 primary, whole genome shotgun sequence, the following proteins share a genomic window:
- the LOC125703079 gene encoding caspase-1-like, which translates to MADQELLRARADFVSRVRKAVISNLLDELLAHRVLNQAEVDEVQEANPVTTDKARSLIDRVRLKGPRASAIFIDSLRKHDSNLAEQLGLSAGAEPPGAPPAAPSTAGSSGPPVSSQNLQWTLSEYQRFKEAEGDQIYDIFLPREKRTRRALLICNTNFEHLSKRDGAEVDVKEMTKLLEGLGYNVECHEEVTSQEMITVMKNFADHKDHWTSDSTFLVFMSHGVSTGICGTKSNGTTDILSFSTIYENFNNKHCKALVGKPKVVIIQCCRGDNIGSVMVCDSIDPEMPTFTSDGFRSVQLRSRKIRETHLESDFATLYSSTPDTVSWRCPKKGSLFIQRLVEQFRSHAFNSDLQEIFRKVQRSFENFPRQLPTQERTTMLKKFYLFPGL; encoded by the exons ATGGCAG accaggagctgctgagagcGCGTGCCGACTTTGTGAGCCGCGTGAGGAAGGCTGTGATCTCCAATCTCCTGGATGAGCTGCTGGCCCACAGGGTGCTGAACCAGGCAGAAGTGGATGAGGTGCAGGAGGCCAACCCAGTGACAACCGACAAGGCCCGGAGCCTCATAGACAGAGTACGCCTGAAGGGCCCTAGGGCCAGTGCCATCTTCATCGACAGCCTCAGGAAGCACGACAGCAACTTGGCGGAGCAGCTGGGACTGAGTGCTGGTGCAG AGCCTCCTGGTGCACCGCCGGCTGCCCCCAGCACTGCGGGCTCCTCCGGCCCCCCCGTTAGCAGCCAGAACCTGCAGTGGACCCTGAGCGAGTACCAGCGCTTCAAGGAGGCAGAGGGAGATCAG ATTTATGACATATTCCTGCCACGGGAAAAACGAACCCGTAGGGCCTTGCTCATCTGCAACACCAATTTTGAGCACTTGAGCAAGCGGGACGGGGCTGAAGTGGACGTGAAGGAGATGACAAAGCTGCTAGAAGGGCTGGGCTACAATGTGGAGTGCCATGAAGAAGTAACTTCCCAG GAGATGATCACAGTCATGAAGAATTTTGCAGATCACAAAGATCACTGGACCTCCGACAGCACCTTCCTGGTGTTCATGTCACATGGAGTCAGCACTGGGATCTGCGGGACCAAGAGTAATGGGACCACAGACATCCTCTCCTTCAGCACCATCTACGAGAATTTCAACAACAAGCACTGCAAGGCGCTGGTGGGCAAACCCAAAGTGGTTATTATCCAGTGCTGCCGTGGAG ACAACATAGGATCTGTGATGGTATGTGACTCCATCGACCCTGAGATGCCCACTTTCACCTCGGACGGCTTTAGGTCTGTACAGCTGCGAAGTCGTAAAATCAGAGAAACTCACCTGGAGAGTGATTTTGCCACTTTATATTCCTCCACACCTG ATACTGTCTCCTGGAGATGCCCCAAAAAAGGTTCTCTTTTTATCCAGAGACTGGTGGAGCAGTTTCGAAGCCATGCCTTTAACAGTGACCTGCAGGAGATATTCAGAAAG GTCCAACGTTCCTTTGAAAACTTTCCTCGGCAGTTGCCAACACAAGAGAGGACTACAATGCTCAAGAAGTTCTATCTCTTCCCAGGCCTCTGA